The proteins below come from a single Fusobacterium nucleatum genomic window:
- a CDS encoding cation diffusion facilitator family transporter: MKKIKEEKRETVIIKTSIIGIFINLLLVIFKSIIGLISNSIAIILDAVNNLSDALSSIVTIIATKLADSEPDKKHPLGHGRIEYLSAMIVAGIIFYAGVTSLIESIRKIFNPVKVDYSNITFIILVVSIILKLLLGKYVKNTGEKFNSPSLVASGSDATFDAILSSSVLVSAILYIFTDINIEAYVGVLISIFIIKSGIEIFMDAVNEILGKRVDKKTINKIKKTICKIENVYGAYDLMLHNYGPDKYVGSVHIEIPDSMTAEDIDPLERKITNIVLEKHNIYLTGITIYSMNTKNMDIVKLRYKIYKIVMSNDGVLEFHGFYLEEKNKSIRFDIIIDYSIKNREEIYNKVLNDVKKEYPDYTINIKVDIDI, from the coding sequence ATGAAGAAAATTAAAGAAGAAAAAAGAGAAACTGTTATCATAAAAACAAGTATAATAGGAATTTTTATAAACTTATTATTAGTTATTTTTAAATCTATAATTGGCTTAATATCTAATTCTATTGCTATTATATTAGATGCAGTAAATAATTTAAGTGATGCACTTTCATCTATTGTTACAATTATTGCAACTAAATTGGCAGATTCAGAGCCAGATAAAAAACACCCTTTGGGACACGGTAGAATTGAGTATCTAAGTGCTATGATAGTTGCAGGAATAATTTTTTATGCTGGTGTAACTTCTTTAATAGAATCTATTAGAAAAATTTTTAATCCAGTAAAAGTTGATTATTCTAATATTACTTTTATAATATTAGTAGTTTCAATTATACTAAAACTTTTATTAGGAAAGTATGTTAAAAATACTGGAGAAAAATTTAATTCTCCCTCACTTGTTGCATCTGGTTCAGATGCAACATTTGATGCTATACTTTCATCTTCTGTTTTAGTATCAGCAATTTTATATATTTTTACAGATATTAATATAGAAGCCTATGTTGGAGTTCTTATTTCAATTTTTATTATAAAATCTGGTATAGAAATATTTATGGATGCTGTAAATGAAATTTTAGGAAAAAGAGTGGATAAAAAAACTATAAATAAAATAAAGAAAACTATTTGTAAAATTGAAAATGTATATGGAGCTTATGATTTGATGTTACATAACTATGGTCCTGATAAATATGTAGGTTCTGTTCATATTGAAATACCTGATTCAATGACTGCTGAGGATATTGACCCTCTTGAAAGAAAAATAACTAATATAGTATTAGAAAAACATAATATTTATTTAACAGGGATTACAATATACTCAATGAATACAAAAAATATGGATATAGTTAAACTTCGTTATAAGATTTATAAAATAGTTATGTCTAATGATGGAGTTTTAGAATTTCATGGTTTTTATTTAGAAGAAAAAAATAAATCTATTAGATTTGATATTATTATTGATTATTCTATAAAAAATAGGGAAGAGATTTATAATAAGGTTTTAAATGATGTCAAAAAGGAATATCCTGATTATACTATTAATATTAAAGTGGATATAGATATATAA
- a CDS encoding DUF4198 domain-containing protein translates to MLSKKLLIGALVATMSVSSFSHFQMIYTADSNISGKTSVPFELIFTHPSDGVEAHSMDIGKDEKGTINPVVEFFSVHNGEKTDLKANLKASKFGPASKQVTSYKFNLDKNSGLKGGGDWGLVFVPAPYYESSEEVYIQQITKVLVNKDDLATDWSKRLADGYPEIIPLSNPITWKGEIFRGQVLDKAGKPVANAEIEIEYLNANIKNSKFIGELQKEKTATVIYADENGYFSFIPVHKGYWGFAALGAGGKMKHNEKELSQDAVLWIEAK, encoded by the coding sequence ATGTTATCTAAAAAATTATTAATTGGGGCTCTTGTAGCTACTATGTCTGTATCTTCTTTTTCACATTTTCAAATGATTTACACTGCTGATTCTAATATTTCTGGAAAAACTTCTGTACCATTTGAATTGATTTTCACACATCCATCAGATGGGGTTGAAGCTCACAGTATGGATATAGGAAAAGATGAAAAAGGAACTATAAATCCTGTTGTAGAATTTTTCTCTGTTCATAATGGAGAAAAAACTGATTTAAAAGCAAATTTAAAAGCATCAAAATTTGGACCTGCTTCTAAACAAGTTACTTCTTATAAATTTAATTTAGACAAAAATTCTGGATTAAAAGGTGGAGGAGATTGGGGATTAGTTTTTGTTCCTGCTCCATATTATGAATCATCAGAAGAAGTTTATATTCAACAAATTACTAAGGTATTAGTTAACAAAGATGATTTAGCTACTGATTGGAGTAAAAGATTAGCTGATGGATATCCTGAAATAATTCCTTTATCAAACCCAATTACTTGGAAAGGTGAAATTTTTAGAGGACAAGTTCTTGATAAAGCTGGAAAACCAGTTGCTAATGCAGAAATTGAAATAGAATATCTAAATGCTAATATTAAAAATTCTAAATTTATAGGAGAATTACAAAAAGAAAAAACTGCAACTGTTATTTATGCAGATGAAAATGGATATTTCTCTTTTATTCCAGTACATAAAGGATATTGGGGATTTGCAGCACTAGGTGCAGGTGGAAAAATGAAACATAATGAAAAAGAACTATCTCAAGATGCAGTTCTTTGGATAGAAGCTAAATAG